In one window of Nerophis ophidion isolate RoL-2023_Sa linkage group LG05, RoL_Noph_v1.0, whole genome shotgun sequence DNA:
- the itpkb gene encoding inositol-trisphosphate 3-kinase B, whose protein sequence is MAVSALNLNSFEMMNSGNQFHNHQGSIGTSSRDSSKLPVGRPVLQVPDRGTYCQLLAGGHYSSIIPKVHMSDTLTTAPRTRSPSPPYPGLLGVNVGQRVRRLSSPGREERAEEEELGALGEFVVKQEEKRRQDQLLQIHRELQNVEVKGKVGIFEAHISGMRAHVLNSELQRSPRSARRGTTGQVPPNPSHCNVDHQCSMTRAHHSQVPPVLQNGREGEDEEGERRREESSVIKINYCEANTLCGRNGGLSETIQTLDRPLLVRSPPETSEQPEAKDGEIKEDSGEKENKQTGGDDGDSRKREVRARHQSGPKVLLQIEADMLEANPETSASSGPQISESPPLLLHHPSPSIPAVIVTDHGLEGLLQTADHGATPTPNSGPASISNTSARSLRKLSSSSASSAGFSSSWEESEEDISSDTEKGEQLLNPAQLSCQQKAHKSWKKIKNMVHWSPFVMSFKKKYPWIQLAGHAGSFKAGANGRILKKHCECEQRCLSMLMKDVLCPYVPGYHGDIEKDGQKYNQMEDLLAEFDYPCVMDCKMGVRTYLEEELTKARKKPTPRPDMYQKMIEVDPEAPTSEEKEQKVVTKPRYMQWRETISSTATLGFRIEGVKKEDGTVNRDFKRTKTREQVMAAFRDFVKGNNDILNCYIARLKEIRAILEMSPFFKTHEVIGSSLLFVHDSKGRAKVWMIDFGKTTALSEGEELNHHTSWQEGNREDGYLFGLDNLVDIICCVSNTET, encoded by the exons ATGGCAGTATCTGCCTTAAACCTGAACAGTTTTGAAATGATGAACAG TGGTAATCAGTTTCACAACCATCAAGGTTCCATTGGTACCAGCTCCCGAGATAGCTCCAAGCTCCCGGTTGGCAGGCCGGTGCTGCAGGTTCCTGATCGGGGGACCTACTGTCAGCTTTTGGCTGGAGGTCACTACAGTTCAATCATCCCTAAAGTACATATGAGTGACACTCTCACCACTGCCCCTCGTACTCGCTCCCCTTCTCCGCCGTACCCGGGCCTCCTCGGGGTCAATGTGGGCCAGCGCGTCCGACGGCTGAGCTCGCCCGGCCGCGAGGAGAGAGCTGAGGAGGAAGAGTTGGGAGCATTGGGAGAATTTGTAGTAAAGCAAGAGGAGAAGAGACGCCAAGATCAACTGTTGCAGATTCACAGAGAGCTGCAGAACGTGGAG GTCAAAGGAAAAGTGGGCATTTTTGAAGCCCACATTTCTGGGATGCGTGCCCACGTGCTTAACAGCGAGCTCCAGCGCAGCCCTCGCTCTGCGAGACGAGGAACGACGGGCCAAGTCCCACCCAACCCCAGTCATTGTAACGTAGACCACCAATGCTCAATGACCCGTGCCCACCACAGTCAAGTTCCTCCTGTTTTACAAAACGGGAGAGAAGGGGAGGATGAAGAAGGAGAGAGAAGACGAGAAGAAAGTAGTGTCATTAAAATAAACTACTGCGAGGCAAATACATTGTGTGGTCGGAATGGTGGCCTTTCAGAAACAATACAAACTTTAGATAGACCACTTCTGGTGCGCAGTCCCCCGGAGACTTCGGAGCAGCCGGAAGCTAAAGATGGAGAGATAAAAGAGGACAGTGGGGAAAAGGAAAATAAACAAACAGGAGGAGATGACGGAGATTCAAGGAAGAGAGAAGTGAGAGCAAGACACCAGTCGGGTCCTAAGGTGTTGCTCCAGATAGAGGCCGACATGCTGGAAGCTAACCCCGAAACCTCTGCTTCATCTGGCCCTCAAATAAGCGAGAGTCCCCCTCTTCTGCTGCATCATCCCTCTCCCTCGATCCCCGCCGTGATTGTCACAGACCACGGTCTAGAAGGCCTTCTTCAAACAGCGGATCATGGGGCCACCCCGACCCCTAATTCTGGCCCCGCGTCCATATCGAACACCTCAGCACGCTCCCTCAGGAAGCTGTCTTCCTCATCAGCCTCCTCCGCCGGGTTCTCCTCGTCTTGGGAAGAGTCAGAGGAGGATATTTCCAGTGATACGGAGAAAGGGGAACAACTTCTCAACCCTGCGCAACTCAGCTGTCAACAAAAAGCA cACAAGTCATGGAAAAAGATCAAGAACATGGTTCACTGGTCTCCGTTTGTTATGTCCTTCAAAAAGAAGTATCCCTGGATACAACTGGCAGGACATGCAG GGAGCTTCAAGGCTGGAGCAAATGGACGCATATTAAAA AAACACTGTGAATGCGAGCAGCGCTGTCTGTCCATGCTGATGAAGGACGTGCTTTGCCCCTATGTCCCCGGTTACCATGGAGACATCGAGAAGGACGGACAAAAGTACAACCAGATGGAGGACCTGCTAGCTGAATTTGATTACCCATGCGTGATGGACTGCAAGATGGGAGTTAG GACATATCTGGAGGAAGAGTTGACCAAGGCCCGTAAGAAGCCCACCCCGAGACCAGACATGTACCAGAAGATGATCGAGGTGGACCCTGAGGCGCCGACGTCAGAGGAAAAAGAGCAGAAGGTGGTCACCAAGCCCAGATACATGCAGTGGAGGGAGACCATCAGCTCCACCGCGACTTTGGGCTTCAGGATAGAAGGAGTCAAG AAAGAAGACGGGACTGTGAACAGAGACTTTAAGAGGACAAAAACACGCGAGCAAGTGATGGCGGCGTTCCGTGACTTTGTCAAAGGCAACAACGACATACTA aATTGTTACATAGCCAGGCTAAAGGAAATCAGGGCCATTCTGGAGATGTCACCGTTCTTCAAAACTCATGAG GTTATTGGCAGCTCCTTGTTGTTCGTTCACGACAGCAAAGGGAGAGCCAAAGTGTGGATGATCGACTTTGGGAAGACCACTGCTCTATCAGAGGGAGAGGAGCTAAACCACCATACATCCTGGCAAGAAGGAAACAGGGAGGACGGTTACCTTTTTGGACTGGATAATTTGGTGGACATCATTTGTTGTGTGTCCAACACTGAAACTTGA